One Microcebus murinus isolate Inina chromosome 9, M.murinus_Inina_mat1.0, whole genome shotgun sequence DNA window includes the following coding sequences:
- the LOC105867275 gene encoding DNA primase large subunit, giving the protein MQFSGGKRKKLRLAGDQRNASYPHCLQFYLEPPSENISLTEFENLAIDRVKLLKSVENLGVSYVKGTEEYQSKLEAEIRRLKFSYRENLEDEYEPRRKDHISHFILRLAYCQSEDLRRWFIQQEMDLLRFRFGILPKDKIQDFLKDRHLQFEAISDDEKASREKDIIASSPSLNGAILESESVYKIPFADALELFRGRKVYLEAGFAYVPLKDIVAIILNEFRAKLSKALALTARSLPTVQSDERLQPLLNRLSNSYTGQDYSTQGNVGKISLDQIDSLSTKSFPPCMRQLHKALRENHHLRHGGRMQYGLFLKGIGLTLEQALQFWKQEFIRGKMDPDKFDKGYSYNIRHSFGKEGKRTDYTPFSCLKIILTNPPSQGDYHGCPFRHSDPELLKQKLQSYKISPGGISQILDLVKGTHYQVACQKYFEMTHNVDDCGFSLNHPNQFFYESQRILSGGKDIKKEAVQPETPQHKANVQKTKDASSALASLNSSLDMDMEGLEDYFSE; this is encoded by the coding sequence ATGCAGTTTTctggaggaaaaaggaagaagctgagaTTGGCAGGTGATCAGAGAAATGCTTCCTACCCTCATTGCCTTCAGTTTTACCTGGAACCACCTTCTGAAAACATATCTTTGACAGAGTTTGAAAACTTGGCTATTGATAGAGTTAAATTGCTAAAATCAGTTGAAAATCTTGGTGTAAGCTATGTGAAAGGAACTGAGGAATACCAGAGTAAGTTGGAAGCCGAGATTCGAAGGCTTAAGTTTTCTTACAGAGAAAACTTAGAAGATGAATATGAACCGCGAAGAAAAGatcatatttctcattttattttgcgCCTAGCTTATTGCCAGTCTGAAGATCTTAGACGCTGGTTCATTCAACAAGAAATGGATCTCCTTCGATTTCGATTTGGTATTTTACCCAAGGACAAAATTCAAGATTTCTTAAAAGATAGACATTTGCAGTTTGAGGCTATAAGTGACGACGAGAAGGCTTCCCGAGAAAAGGACATTATTGCTTCATCACCAAGTTTAAATGGGGCTATCTTGGAGTCAGAGTCGGTTTATAAGATCCCTTTTGCTGATGCTCTGGAGTTGTTCCGAGGAAGGAAAGTCTATTTGGAAGCTGGCTTTGCTTACGTACCACTTAAGGATATTGTGGCAATCATCCTGAATGAGTTTAGAGCCAAACTGTCCAAGGCTTTGGCATTAACGGCCAGGTCCTTGCCTACTGTGCAGTCTGATGAAAGACTTCAGCCTCTGCTCAACCGCCTCAGTAATTCCTACACTGGCCAAGATTACAGTACACAGGGAAATGTTGGAAAGATTTCTTTAGATCAGATTGATTCGCTTTCTACCAAATCCTTCCCACCTTGCATGCGTCAGTTACATAAAGCCTTGCGGGAAAATCACCATCTTCGTCACGGAGGCCGAATGCAGTATGGCCTCTTCCTGAAAGGCATTGGTTTAACACTGGAGCAGGCACTGCAGTTCTGGAAGCAAGAATTTATCAGAGGAAAGATGGATCCAGACAAGTTTGATAAAGGTTACTCTTACAACATCCGTCATAGCTTTGGAAAGGAAGGCAAGAGGACAGACTATACACCTTTCAGTTGCCTGAAGATTATTCTAACCAATCCACCAAGCCAAGGGGATTATCACGGGTGCCCATTCCGTCACAGTGATCCAGAGCTGCTGAAGCAGAAGTTGCAGTCGTACAAGATCTCTCCCGGAGGGATAAGCCAGATTTTGGATTTAGTAAAGGGTACACATTACCAGGTAGCCTGTCAGAAATACTTTGAGATGACACATAATGTAGATGATTGTGGCTTTTCTTTGAATCATCCCAATCAGTTCTTTTATGAGAGTCAGCGTATTCTGAGCGGAGGTAAAGACATCAAGAAGGAGGCCGTCCAACCAGAAACCCCTCAACACAAAGCAAATGTCCAGAAAACCAAGGATGCATCATCCGCTCTGGCCTCGTTAAATTCCTCTCTAGACATGGATATGGAGGGACTAGAAGATTACTTCAGCGAATGA